In Pseudanabaena galeata CCNP1313, one genomic interval encodes:
- a CDS encoding type II toxin-antitoxin system PemK/MazF family toxin codes for MAKRKIEFPQRGEIYLVNFDPTVGSEIQKTRPALILQNDISNQYSPITIVAAITSQFDPETYPTEVLINPPEGGLTITSVVLLNQIRSIDKQRLVKKMGIVSDHLMGYVDNAIQISLGLIEL; via the coding sequence ATGGCAAAACGGAAAATAGAATTTCCCCAGAGAGGCGAAATCTATTTGGTTAACTTTGATCCTACAGTTGGTTCAGAAATTCAAAAAACTAGACCAGCTCTCATTCTCCAAAATGATATCTCTAATCAATACAGCCCCATTACCATCGTTGCTGCCATCACCTCCCAATTCGACCCTGAGACATATCCCACAGAAGTTTTAATCAATCCCCCAGAAGGCGGACTAACTATAACATCCGTAGTTCTTCTCAATCAGATTCGTTCCATTGATAAACAACGCTTAGTCAAAAAAATGGGTATTGTCTCCGATCACCTCATGGGATATGTGGATAATGCAATTCAAATTAGCTTAGGCTTAATTGAACTATAG
- a CDS encoding HNH endonuclease gives MSYVSVPLRRLVTQRAEEQCEYCRYPQAASFFTFEIEHIIAEKHDGITEAENLALACPCCNRFKGTDLGSIDPETKQLTPFFNPRMQQWSDHFRLEGGNILPLTPEGRVTAKILQFNLQERVIEREQLISIGKYPVL, from the coding sequence ATGAGCTATGTATCAGTTCCCCTGCGTCGGCTAGTCACCCAACGCGCTGAAGAACAGTGTGAGTATTGTCGATATCCTCAAGCAGCTTCCTTCTTTACTTTTGAAATAGAACATATTATTGCTGAAAAACACGATGGCATCACCGAAGCCGAAAACCTAGCTTTAGCTTGTCCTTGCTGCAATCGTTTCAAAGGCACTGACCTCGGTTCTATTGATCCTGAGACAAAGCAGCTAACTCCATTTTTTAATCCTCGTATGCAGCAGTGGTCAGATCACTTTCGCCTAGAAGGAGGAAACATTCTCCCACTTACTCCTGAAGGACGTGTGACTGCTAAAATTCTCCAATTCAACCTTCAGGAACGTGTTATCGAACGCGAACAACTCATTAGTATTGGGAAATATCCAGTACTCTAA
- a CDS encoding ribbon-helix-helix domain-containing protein, giving the protein MYQRINITLPNETLQLLDRIAPKGDRSHFIDQAVKYYINTEAKKNLREKLKQGALRRADRDLGITQDWFNIDEESWQNGK; this is encoded by the coding sequence ATGTATCAACGCATTAACATCACATTACCCAACGAAACACTACAGCTACTCGATCGCATCGCACCAAAAGGCGATCGCAGTCACTTCATTGACCAAGCAGTGAAATATTACATCAACACCGAAGCCAAGAAAAATCTACGGGAAAAGCTCAAACAGGGCGCATTACGTCGTGCAGATCGAGACTTAGGGATTACTCAAGACTGGTTTAATATCGATGAGGAATCATGGCAAAACGGAAAATAG
- a CDS encoding type II toxin-antitoxin system ParD family antitoxin — MTTVNISVPDSMKTFIDEQVSKGGYSTTSEYIRQLLRQEAERVAQARLETLLLEGLDSGEAIEINDDWWQQKRIQLLERLRKK; from the coding sequence ATGACTACAGTAAATATCTCTGTTCCTGATTCTATGAAGACTTTTATCGATGAGCAGGTTTCTAAGGGTGGCTACAGCACTACGAGTGAATATATTCGACAGTTGCTGCGTCAAGAGGCGGAGAGGGTTGCTCAAGCGCGTCTGGAAACTTTGCTGTTAGAGGGTTTGGATAGTGGTGAGGCGATCGAGATCAATGATGATTGGTGGCAACAAAAACGGATTCAACTTCTTGAGAGACTTCGCAAAAAGTAA
- a CDS encoding DUF433 domain-containing protein, which produces MKEQNLLNRISSNPRVMVGKPVIRGTRLSVEYILNLLAHGATVTEILEEYEGLVEADIRACLLFASRALESASFMPLAEIA; this is translated from the coding sequence ATGAAAGAACAAAATTTGTTAAATCGGATCTCTTCTAATCCTAGAGTGATGGTGGGAAAGCCAGTCATTAGAGGGACTCGATTATCTGTTGAGTACATTCTCAATCTGCTGGCTCATGGTGCAACTGTGACGGAGATTTTGGAAGAGTATGAAGGTTTGGTTGAGGCGGATATTAGGGCTTGTTTGCTGTTTGCATCTCGTGCGTTGGAAAGTGCAAGTTTTATGCCTTTGGCGGAGATTGCTTAG
- a CDS encoding DUF5615 family PIN-like protein, which yields MDENTGVVVARWLRNQNHEVFSVYEEARGTDDDEILQKAWDENWILISCDKDFGEKVYRERRLHHGVVLLRLEDERNANKINVLQSLLENYAGQLADSFVVVTEKQVRLARALS from the coding sequence GTGGATGAAAATACGGGTGTTGTGGTTGCGCGTTGGTTACGCAATCAAAATCATGAGGTTTTCTCGGTCTATGAGGAGGCAAGAGGGACTGATGATGATGAAATTCTGCAAAAGGCTTGGGATGAGAATTGGATTTTGATTTCTTGTGATAAGGATTTTGGTGAAAAGGTTTATCGGGAACGAAGACTACATCATGGTGTGGTTTTGCTTAGGCTTGAGGATGAGCGGAATGCTAATAAAATCAATGTTTTACAAAGTTTATTAGAAAATTATGCGGGGCAGTTAGCGGATAGTTTTGTTGTGGTTACTGAAAAACAGGTTAGATTAGCTAGGGCTTTGTCTTGA
- a CDS encoding GTPase family protein yields the protein MSEIPLRINQNQIREYVAQDTVDGKRDYFSYLAVREVKIVCSFPNVDIGQIVLVDMPGLGDTGIGDPERMIKTLGQDIDLVLFVRKPDSMGDFWADVDVSLYTLANKALIDLPVKEWSFMVLNRVTGDADKKSDNLRNCKSLAETISEKNIRVQDVVITDCSDSKEAQTEILDRVLDYLGQRVEVLDRQYASACQDRLVQIQRDISSELEKAKKSLGTGGDGWFRIFTTLSEKFWKDLTKELQDLTSSMISERDTDDQSFNVAVDSAITTCRLETGIPDLKEIEQKNDCKGAYMSAYVECLHEVRTHLSKQFLSLDIALKESLENAKCRVVNILKTQCKLGKIAEGDGSEFLNNLSEKIPDDLTGLKLGFQTLATFELQYRGLVQHRIRRHLDVLTPNRTKYKLEKDKSGSIIWDYLLGVEEDTSSPAERIALNLSKAQSEAVDNCEKELKSLLKEPSQAAFAIVEEFADRVLRAEGVRTEWQIFLQEVASDVWGDEFSEEEKRRRLRQDWVQTIQEIEHIKQPDSLSFLK from the coding sequence TTGTCAGAAATTCCTCTTCGTATTAACCAAAATCAAATTCGCGAGTATGTGGCTCAAGATACAGTAGATGGTAAACGTGACTACTTCAGTTATTTGGCTGTTCGTGAAGTGAAAATTGTCTGCTCTTTCCCAAACGTAGATATTGGACAAATTGTTTTAGTTGATATGCCAGGTCTGGGAGATACTGGGATTGGTGATCCAGAGCGAATGATCAAGACATTAGGGCAGGACATAGACTTAGTTCTATTCGTAAGAAAACCAGATAGTATGGGTGATTTTTGGGCAGATGTAGATGTTTCACTTTACACTTTGGCTAATAAAGCATTAATTGACCTTCCTGTAAAAGAATGGTCTTTCATGGTACTCAACCGAGTTACGGGAGACGCTGACAAAAAATCTGACAATCTGAGAAATTGTAAAAGCCTTGCTGAAACAATCTCAGAAAAAAATATTCGTGTCCAAGATGTTGTAATCACAGATTGTTCTGATTCAAAAGAAGCACAAACTGAAATATTAGATCGAGTTCTTGATTATCTGGGACAAAGAGTTGAGGTATTAGATCGACAATATGCGTCCGCCTGTCAAGACAGACTAGTTCAGATACAAAGAGATATTTCTAGTGAGTTAGAAAAAGCTAAAAAATCTCTGGGAACAGGAGGCGATGGCTGGTTTCGGATATTCACTACACTTTCTGAAAAATTTTGGAAGGATTTAACAAAAGAGCTTCAAGATCTAACTTCATCAATGATTTCTGAAAGAGACACCGACGATCAAAGCTTTAATGTAGCCGTTGATTCTGCGATTACGACTTGTCGTTTAGAAACAGGAATTCCCGATTTGAAAGAAATTGAGCAGAAAAATGATTGTAAGGGTGCATATATGAGTGCCTATGTTGAGTGCTTGCATGAAGTGCGTACTCATCTTTCAAAACAATTTCTTTCTTTGGATATTGCACTAAAGGAGTCTTTAGAGAACGCAAAGTGTCGTGTCGTCAATATTCTCAAGACTCAGTGTAAATTAGGAAAAATTGCGGAAGGCGATGGCAGTGAATTTTTAAATAATCTATCAGAAAAAATTCCAGATGACTTGACTGGTCTAAAACTTGGTTTTCAAACACTCGCAACTTTTGAGCTTCAATATCGTGGACTAGTTCAACATAGAATTAGAAGACACCTAGATGTCTTAACTCCCAATAGAACAAAATATAAGCTTGAGAAAGATAAAAGTGGAAGTATTATATGGGACTATCTATTAGGAGTAGAAGAAGATACATCTTCCCCCGCCGAGAGAATTGCTCTTAATCTTTCCAAGGCTCAATCTGAAGCCGTTGATAACTGCGAAAAGGAACTTAAAAGCCTTTTAAAAGAGCCAAGTCAAGCAGCTTTCGCTATTGTCGAAGAGTTTGCTGATCGTGTATTACGCGCTGAAGGTGTTCGTACTGAATGGCAAATTTTTCTACAGGAAGTTGCTTCAGATGTTTGGGGTGATGAATTCAGCGAAGAGGAAAAGCGTAGACGATTAAGACAAGACTGGGTGCAGACAATACAAGAGATTGAACATATCAAGCAGCCAGATTCATTAAGTTTTTTGAAATAA